One genomic window of Desertibacillus haloalkaliphilus includes the following:
- a CDS encoding SLOG family protein produces the protein MKIIAVTGYKPFELGIFKQDEPALQYIKAELRKRLAALIENGLEWVLISGQLGAEIWTAEVVFELQEEFPDLKLAVITPFYEQEERWNEQNKELYEG, from the coding sequence ATGAAAATTATTGCTGTCACAGGGTACAAGCCATTTGAGCTTGGGATCTTCAAACAAGACGAGCCTGCACTTCAATACATAAAAGCGGAACTTCGGAAAAGGCTGGCGGCACTCATTGAAAACGGGCTGGAATGGGTGCTCATTTCAGGTCAGCTAGGTGCAGAAATATGGACAGCTGAAGTGGTCTTTGAGCTTCAAGAGGAGTTTCCAGATTTAAAACTTGCTGTCATTACACCATTTTATGAACAGGAAGAGCGCTGGAATGAACAAAATAAAGAGCTGTATGAAGG